Proteins encoded within one genomic window of Streptomyces taklimakanensis:
- a CDS encoding 8-oxoguanine deaminase yields the protein MTAPSAARTVIENCAVATVDADDTEHAPGHVVVAGETIESVGAGPAPVGLRNVVRRVDGTGHLLTPGLVNAHHHVHQWLTRGMARDDDLIGWLSALYPVWTHLDEDMVRAAARASLTALALGGVTCAADHHYMFPRGSGDPLGAVVGAAREVGLRLTVARGSMDLGESGGGLPPDAAVESTDEALAGTERAIDAYHDPSFGSMLHVAVAPSAPFAVTDDLMRGAAETARRKGVRLHTHGLETADEERICRERFGTGPVEYFESTGWLGEDVWMAHGVHLDGPGIDAFARTGTGVAHCPSSNARLGAGRAPVPALLAAGVPVGLGVDGAASNEAGDLRAELRNALLVARLGPRRAKALTVRQVLRMGTRDGARVLGRAGEIGSLEPGRPADLVLWRLDGLGHSTIADPVAALVLGPPAPVALSLVGGRVVVEDGRPVGVDEETVAREAREQARRLARLAGREH from the coding sequence ATGACAGCCCCGTCCGCCGCCCGCACCGTCATCGAGAACTGCGCCGTCGCCACCGTGGACGCGGACGACACCGAGCACGCCCCGGGCCACGTCGTCGTCGCGGGGGAGACGATCGAGTCGGTCGGGGCCGGCCCGGCGCCGGTCGGGCTGCGGAACGTGGTCCGACGGGTGGACGGCACCGGGCACCTGCTCACCCCGGGCCTGGTCAACGCCCACCACCACGTCCACCAGTGGCTCACCCGCGGAATGGCTCGGGACGACGATCTGATCGGCTGGCTGTCCGCCCTCTACCCGGTCTGGACGCACCTCGACGAGGACATGGTGCGCGCCGCCGCCCGGGCCTCCCTGACGGCGCTGGCCCTGGGCGGTGTGACGTGCGCCGCCGACCACCACTACATGTTCCCGCGCGGCTCCGGCGATCCGTTGGGGGCCGTGGTCGGCGCGGCCCGCGAGGTGGGCCTGCGCCTGACCGTCGCGCGCGGCTCGATGGACCTGGGGGAGTCCGGGGGCGGTCTGCCACCGGACGCGGCGGTGGAGTCCACCGACGAGGCGCTGGCGGGCACCGAGCGGGCGATCGACGCGTACCACGACCCCTCCTTCGGGTCGATGCTCCACGTCGCGGTCGCCCCCTCCGCGCCCTTCGCCGTCACCGACGACCTGATGCGCGGCGCGGCCGAGACGGCCCGCCGCAAGGGGGTGCGGTTGCACACCCACGGCCTGGAGACGGCGGACGAGGAGAGGATCTGCCGCGAGCGGTTCGGGACGGGGCCCGTCGAGTACTTCGAGTCCACCGGCTGGCTGGGCGAGGACGTGTGGATGGCGCACGGCGTCCACCTGGACGGCCCCGGTATCGACGCCTTCGCCCGCACCGGCACGGGCGTGGCCCACTGCCCGTCCTCCAACGCCCGGTTGGGCGCGGGACGGGCCCCGGTCCCCGCCCTGCTGGCCGCCGGGGTGCCGGTCGGGCTCGGGGTGGACGGCGCCGCCTCCAACGAGGCCGGGGACCTCCGTGCCGAGCTGCGGAACGCCCTGTTGGTGGCCCGGCTCGGTCCGCGCCGCGCGAAGGCCCTGACGGTCCGCCAGGTGTTGCGCATGGGCACCCGCGACGGGGCGCGGGTGCTGGGGCGTGCCGGGGAGATCGGCTCGTTGGAGCCGGGCCGGCCGGCCGATCTGGTGCTGTGGCGGCTCGACGGACTGGGCCATTCCACGATCGCCGACCCGGTGGCCGCGTTGGTGCTGGGCCCGCCCGCTCCCGTGGCCCTGTCGCTGGTGGGCGGCCGCGTGGTGGTGGAGGACGGCCGGCCTGTCGGGGTGGACGAGGAGACCGTCGCGCGCGAGGCCCGGGAGCAGGCACGACGACTCGCCCGGCTCGCCGGCCGCGAGCACTGA
- a CDS encoding DUF5955 family protein — protein sequence MRKEATERRAVVLGQEDPRVLGLRRAITRLHRELAGYRARLADRQIAEEELAAVETMAREGVPEVARLRGSLLLIAGAIGSVSALSEALTEVRKAVELFGAPPG from the coding sequence TTGCGAAAGGAAGCGACGGAACGCCGAGCGGTCGTGCTCGGCCAGGAGGACCCCCGAGTCCTCGGACTACGGCGGGCCATCACCCGTTTACATCGTGAACTGGCCGGTTATCGTGCGCGGTTGGCCGACCGGCAGATAGCCGAAGAGGAGCTGGCCGCCGTGGAGACGATGGCCCGGGAGGGCGTCCCCGAGGTCGCACGACTCCGTGGATCGTTGCTGTTGATTGCCGGAGCGATCGGTTCCGTGAGCGCGCTCTCCGAGGCGTTGACCGAGGTGCGCAAGGCGGTCGAGCTGTTCGGTGCCCCGCCGGGCTGA
- a CDS encoding cytochrome P450 family protein has product MSTSAPESGTTGGPAGVPGGGSEPVEPVEPVEPVEPVDLVALGEDFVRDPYPFYAELRARGPVHRVRAPEWPDAWLVVGYEEARAALADPRLSKQWANASPDLGVETVASGVSMLSTDPPHHTRLRKLVAREFTSRRVESLAPRVREIADRLLDEMLRAPDRRADLVDAYAFPLPITVICELLGVPFLDQDAFRAWTAALVGDAPFEEKKAARTAVTEYLVELLEEKRGRPGEDLMSALLHTADEDGDRLSAEELLGMAWLLLVAGHETTVNLIANGTLALLTHPGQLELLRSDPSLAEGAVEEMLRYDGPVETPTHRFATEPVEIGGTVIPRGALVLPVLADADRDPSRFPEADRFDIRRDARGHIAFGHGVHYCLGAPLARLEGRIAIGALLERLPDLALDAHPAALAWRPGLLIRGPRRLPVRF; this is encoded by the coding sequence ATGAGCACCAGCGCACCGGAGAGCGGGACGACGGGCGGACCGGCCGGCGTCCCCGGCGGCGGCTCCGAACCCGTCGAACCCGTCGAACCCGTCGAACCCGTCGAACCCGTCGATCTGGTCGCCCTCGGCGAGGACTTCGTCCGCGACCCCTACCCCTTCTACGCCGAACTGCGCGCCCGCGGCCCGGTCCACCGGGTGCGCGCCCCCGAGTGGCCCGACGCGTGGCTGGTCGTCGGGTACGAGGAGGCACGGGCCGCCCTGGCCGATCCGCGGCTGTCCAAGCAGTGGGCGAACGCCTCGCCGGACCTGGGCGTGGAGACGGTGGCCTCCGGGGTCAGCATGCTCAGCACCGACCCGCCGCACCACACCCGGCTGCGCAAGCTCGTCGCCCGTGAGTTCACCTCGCGCCGCGTGGAGTCCCTCGCCCCCCGGGTGCGGGAGATCGCCGACCGCCTGCTGGACGAGATGCTCCGCGCCCCCGACCGACGGGCCGACCTGGTCGACGCCTACGCCTTCCCGCTGCCCATCACGGTCATCTGCGAGCTGCTGGGCGTTCCCTTCCTGGACCAGGACGCCTTCCGCGCCTGGACGGCCGCCCTCGTCGGCGACGCGCCCTTCGAGGAGAAGAAGGCCGCCAGGACCGCCGTCACCGAGTACCTCGTCGAACTGTTGGAGGAGAAGCGCGGACGGCCGGGCGAGGACCTGATGAGCGCCCTGCTGCACACCGCCGACGAGGACGGGGACCGACTGTCGGCCGAGGAGCTGCTGGGCATGGCCTGGCTGCTGCTCGTCGCCGGTCACGAGACCACCGTCAACCTCATCGCCAACGGCACCCTCGCCCTGCTCACCCACCCCGGCCAGCTGGAGCTGCTGCGCTCGGACCCCTCCCTCGCCGAGGGGGCCGTCGAGGAGATGCTGCGCTACGACGGCCCGGTCGAGACGCCCACCCACCGCTTCGCCACCGAGCCCGTCGAGATCGGCGGAACGGTGATCCCCCGGGGGGCGCTGGTGCTGCCCGTCCTCGCCGACGCCGACCGCGACCCGTCCCGCTTCCCGGAGGCGGACCGCTTCGACATCCGTCGCGACGCGCGCGGGCACATCGCCTTCGGGCACGGCGTCCACTACTGCCTGGGCGCCCCGCTGGCCCGGCTGGAGGGGCGCATCGCCATCGGCGCCCTTCTGGAACGGCTGCCGGACCTCGCCCTGGACGCGCACCCCGCGGCCCTCGCCTGGCGGCCGGGGCTGCTCATCCGCGGCCCGCGGCGCCTGCCGGTCCGCTTCTGA
- a CDS encoding sugar ABC transporter substrate-binding protein: MLVAALVLVLTACSSTGGKRAEEERERAGGRAAVDTPRWTFAMVTHSGDGDTYWDIVQSGAEQAAVKDNVEFLYSHDDEAGRQAQLVQTAIDQKVDGLIVTLAKPEAMEAAVRKAVEAGIPVVTINSGQDHSTEFGALAHIGQDEAVAGEVVGRELEARGHSKALCVLHEQGNVGHEERCAGVREGFGGEVENLYVDGTNMPGVESSIEARIQSDPDVDTVVTLGAPFAPTAAKAVRQAGGDAEVNTFDLNAQVARGLKDGTIGFAVDQQPYLQGYEAVDLLWLHLYNGNMLGGGQPVLTGPQLVTQDDAADLEKYTDRGTR; encoded by the coding sequence GTGCTGGTGGCGGCCCTCGTCCTCGTGCTGACCGCGTGCAGCAGCACGGGCGGCAAACGGGCCGAGGAGGAGCGCGAGCGCGCCGGTGGCCGGGCGGCCGTGGACACCCCGCGCTGGACGTTCGCGATGGTCACCCACTCCGGGGACGGCGACACCTACTGGGACATCGTCCAGAGCGGCGCCGAGCAGGCCGCGGTCAAGGACAACGTGGAGTTCCTCTACTCCCACGACGACGAGGCGGGCCGCCAGGCCCAGCTCGTCCAGACGGCCATCGACCAGAAGGTGGACGGCCTGATCGTCACCCTGGCCAAGCCCGAGGCCATGGAGGCGGCGGTGCGCAAGGCCGTGGAGGCCGGGATACCGGTGGTCACGATCAACTCCGGCCAGGACCACTCGACCGAGTTCGGCGCCCTCGCCCACATCGGCCAGGACGAGGCCGTCGCCGGTGAGGTTGTCGGCCGGGAGCTGGAGGCGCGCGGCCACTCCAAGGCCCTGTGCGTGCTCCACGAGCAGGGCAACGTCGGCCACGAGGAGCGCTGCGCGGGAGTGCGCGAGGGCTTCGGGGGCGAGGTCGAGAACCTCTACGTGGACGGCACCAACATGCCCGGCGTGGAGTCCTCGATCGAGGCCAGGATCCAGTCCGACCCGGACGTCGACACCGTCGTCACCCTCGGCGCGCCCTTCGCCCCCACCGCCGCCAAGGCGGTGAGGCAGGCCGGCGGCGACGCCGAGGTCAACACCTTCGACCTCAACGCCCAGGTCGCCCGCGGTCTGAAGGACGGCACCATCGGCTTCGCCGTCGACCAGCAGCCCTACCTCCAGGGCTACGAGGCCGTCGACCTGCTCTGGCTCCACCTGTACAACGGCAACATGCTCGGCGGCGGACAGCCGGTCCTCACCGGCCCACAGCTGGTCACCCAGGACGACGCCGCCGACCTGGAGAAGTACACCGACCGGGGGACCCGATGA